The proteins below are encoded in one region of Helicoverpa zea isolate HzStark_Cry1AcR chromosome 21, ilHelZeax1.1, whole genome shotgun sequence:
- the LOC124640621 gene encoding uncharacterized protein LOC124640621 isoform X7, translating into MQRAHAGAVPHSQASATAPHVRTHSYADIDDQIPASVISSVGTVSLSQSSTHPTTNITMANPTNLGNASSGNAQPAAQQTPTQAPVRNLPKKRKFDPSVLEEMSSNNNTVNAPLPVEYQPQYQQSVLQPSPIIQHSSPPSELKSYITYPNIDLSEWRDHRVLAKQRGLYVPGVIRQAEGCKVIVELDGLESEPVEYSDVFGVNKNDVISDASPQMSHLLMGSLCVVRTTDANRENVQNVFVEGLVYEVLNSPIRIRVKVSDGDLCKEMVEVKRADIRLLQPPWADELEDAGTHAASSLHPSLRIHHVPTQMGGDNFYTSSPMPGAGAGGVVNVGALSNGSIDDLRKRPPFDDYGESDDDLRREDIMFPADVSHMADCSNSKRSSLQSRGSTSSLLERSLTPRSQPPTPRSQAATPHKYKKGDVVSTPTGIRKKFNGKQWRRLCSKDGCTKESQRRGFCSRHLSLRGVTRSSNTPLAQGSAHTPQQRSSSKSLSSSGTGVEGDETSRESDTTPPHYRVTGRFDSDETEAANMLVSLGSSRSGSPGASPVGGGGSPGLRNNLFVPISSPQPQPHHPAALYHHHLIRPELVRPSRVNSPVGGVATSVIRVSPGPNYHYQTFVSQVENRNGPTIVQTNNVSQSNVIGVQTSGLNLQNTIHTSINATTTLSSLTLPSSISLNLNNLSTQSLQTSIANTIRSTNELAHNLIVPRTIPTSNGIDVEQIYRTQPIHRNGIHDTYRRDTEMSPPLNNHENFLNRRVSEYDDNDHSVSQRENNILRNVIDTRPPELSETRVLEDNKRILKPAPLQARLLSVVEPDVKDPVKRYYVTMVPQSTTEKKYVFIKNEPAETVQIEQRINHLTQQLNNNDPEPEHRTLDNGDHVNNVNSSAVIVHPNQLLPVLPPPTSHTIIVSGNTFPWQSLVPLLSGSPPPAGGAAPAPAAPPSPRTPRTPRTPHTPHTPHTPHTPAPLIKTEDQIKTEANDPPMCMDEDDEVFESEDSGVGGDDSSKRPSQNTSALNSPATQEKKERRIRRPMNAFMIFSKRHRQIVHQMHPNQDNRTVSKILGEWWYSLKPEEKQKYNELASEVKEAHFKAHPEWKWCNKDRRKSSSSKDPSGSMPQSPRTPSEVVSSGSLTINSDLPVPVATYAHMGSPQLSDDEQMPSQPLEEPPPAVQNIEIDLKCGEKVTDSDSEGLDTRDYLPSHHDHTRRPKPIKARAGSSDNLLGGITASSPGGPKGFQPTGGAFKSTHADTGESHRQWTAFTQINKPLLNQVPSSPHPTSVASSTQSLTHSVQGISLSTPNLSTQAALDNAIASIMNSPTSTCGVQVISSGMSNTIPTPTSTPLTSTLSNPVLKSFTLVKRSIGDNSPLSVVPGPLTLSLDASGNLLLKPSQATDSPASDSMHCVHLQRLYVPTFSTEVETPKNNSQGVQNVQNVQNVQSGQSVIVSQTNTTTAPKTTTQWETPVEETRPFPLAPTPAQLGRAPLQKRLSRGTSTGSTGSNEPATSTASSSGINVPRSEAGVNNGAISSDDATSPKQPSDLPSPSHKKSLFKKRNEDGRDKVLETVNFEHKFSTLPQFKPEACSPSAMVVPRSPQLYMRKKHNKMEEENTAVTPQLEPEVMNGNGMPTPHSYGTPHTTTNKLVGNTFFGPDFNLDTYRVSEGMEEMSPRTPCSGSARGEAGHRRVLEQRRHLVLKLFHEHGMFPTTQATTHFQATHMDIFPTKMALQLKIREVRQKLMAQSNLTPHSEVNTPTIQ; encoded by the exons ATGCAGCGAGCGCACGCGGGCGCAGTCCCGCATTCGCAGGCCTCCGCCACCGCTCCACACGTACGGACGCACTCTTACGCTGATATTGATGATCAG ATACCTGCTTCGGTGATAAGTAGCGTAGGCACAGTGAGCCTGTCTCAATCATCGACGCATCCTACTACCAACATAACTATGGCGAACCCTACGAACCTGGGTAACGCCAGCAGCGGTAACGCTCAGCCGGCTGCACAGCAAACACCGACACAGGCGCCTGTGCGCAACTTGCCCAAGAAACGGAAATTCGACCCCTCTGTTCTGGAAGAAATGAGCTCCAACAACAACACAGTGAACGCTCCCCTTCCAGTAGAATACCAGCCGCAGTATCAGCAATCTGTGCTGCAGCCCTCCCCAATCATCCAGCACTCGTCCCCGCCTTCAGAGCTCAAGTCGTACATCACATACCCCAACATCGACTTGTCTGAATGGCGGGACCACAGGGTGCTGGCGAAACAGCGCGGCCTATACGTTCCGGGAGTGATCCGTCAAGCTGAAGGTTGTAAAGTGATAGTGGAACTCGACGGCTTGGAGAGCGAGCCTGTAGAGTACAGTGACGTGTTCGGTGTGAATAAAAACGATGTGATCAGTGACGCGAGCCCCCAAATGAGCCATCTGCTCATGGGGTCGCTGTGTGTCGTGAGGACTACGGACGCTAATCGGGAGAATGTGCAAAATGTTTTCGTTGAAGGTCTCGTCTACGAAGTGCTTAATTCTCCTATAAGGATCAGAGTTAAG GTTTCTGACGGAGATCTGTGCAAGGAGATGGTGGAAGTGAAACGTGCAGACATCAGGCTGTTGCAGCCTCCTTGGGCGGATGAGTTGGAGGACGCTGGCACTCACGCCGCGTCCTCTCTACACCCCTCCCTTCGTATACATCATGTGCCTACACAG ATGGGCGGCGATAACTTCTACACGTCGTCCCCCATgcccggcgcgggcgcaggcggcGTGGTGAACGTGGGCGCGTTGTCCAACGGCTCTATAGACGACCTGCGCAAGCGACCGCCCTTCGACGACTACGGCGAGAGTGATGATGATCTGCGCAGGGAAGATATCATGTTCCCCGCTGATGTTTCGCATATGG CAGATTGCAGCAACAGCAAGCGCAGCAGTCTTCAGAGCCGAGGCAGTACCTCCAGTTTGTTGGAGCGCAGTCTCACACCCAGATCTCAACCCCCTACTCCTAG ATCTCAAGCGGCAACCCCGCACAAATACAAGAAGGGGGACGTAGTATCAACCCCTACTGGTATCAGGAAGAAATTTAACGGCAAACAGTGGCGACGGCTATGTTCCAAGGATGGCTGTACCAAGGAGAGTCAGCGCCGTGGATTCTGTTCTCGTCATCTGTCACTGAGGGGAGTCACTCGGTCCTCTAATACCCCACTGGCTCAAGGATCTGCTCATACGCCGCAGCAGAG GAGTAGCAGTAAGTCACTGTCTTCAAGTGGCACAGGAGTCGAGGGTGACGAGACTTCGAGGGAATCCGACACTACGCCCCCACACTACCGCGTGACGGGCCGCTTCGATTCCGATGAAACTGAGGCCGCTAATATGCTGG TATCGCTGGGCAGCTCCCGGTCGGGCAGCCCGGGTGCTTCGCCAGTGGGCGGGGGCGGGTCCCCCGGCCTGCGCAACAATCTGTTCGTGCCCATCTCCTCGCCGCAGCCGCAGCCCCACCACCCGGCGGCGTTGTACCATCATCATCTTATCAG GCCAGAACTAGTCCGACCTAGCAGAGTGAACTCCCCAGTTGGCGGCGTTGCTACCAGCGTCATCAGAGTTTCACCAGGACCTAACTACCATTACCAG ACATTTGTTTCTCAGGTTGAGAACAGAAACGGGCCAACAATCGTCCAAACTAACAACGtatctcagtcgaacgtgatCGGCGTACAAACCTCAGGGTTGAACTTACAAAACACTATACACACGAGTATAAATGCTACGACTACTCTCTCCAGCTTGACTCTACCTTCAAGTATATCGCTTAACTTGAATAACTTGAGCACTCAGAGCTTACAGACAAGTATTGCCAACACTATCCGCAGTACCAACGAGTTAGCACACAACCTCATTGTTCCCCGAACTATTCCGACATCAAACGGTATAGACGTCGAACAGATCTACCGAACCCAACCGATCCATAGGAACGGCATCCACGACACATACCGCCGCGACACGGAAATGTCGCCCCCATTAAATAACCATGAAAATTTTCTGAATAGAAGAGTCTCGGAGTACGACGATAATGATCATTCAGTGTCGCAGAGAGAGAATAATATACTCCGCAATGTTATCGATACTCGGCCCCCAGAACTATCCGAGACTCGCGTATTGGAAGACAATAAGAGGATTTTGAAGCCAGCGCCCTTGCAAGCGCGGCTGTTGTCTGTGGTCGAACCGGATGTGAAAGACCCAGTAAAGAGATACTACGTCACTATGGTTCCTCAGAGTACTACAGAAAAGAAGTATGTGTTTATAAAAAACGAGCCTGCGGAGACTGtacaa ATAGAGCAACGGATAAACCACCTGACTCAACAGCTGAATAACAACGACCCGGAGCCGGAACACCGGACTTTAGATAACGGCGATCAT GTGAACAACGTGAACAGCAGTGCAGTAATAGTGCATCCTAACCAGTTACTACCGGTTCTGCCGCCGCCTACGTCACACACGATTATCG TATCAGGCAACACATTTCCCTGGCAGTCTCTAGTGCCCCTCCTCAGCGGGTCCCCTCCCCCCGCGGGTGGCGCGGCCCCGGCGCCCGCGGCTCCGCCGTCCCCGCGCACGCCGCGCACCCCGCGTACCCCGCACACGCCGCACACGCCGCACACTCCGCACACGCCGGCGCCGCTCATCAAGACAGAAGATCAGATCAAGACTGAGGCTAATG aTCCGCCGATGTGCATGGATGAAGACGACGAAGTGTTCGAGTCTGAAGACTCCGGAGTCGGCGGAGATGACTCCAGCAAGCGACCCTCACAGAACACCTCCGCGCTTAACTCCCCTGCTACACAGGAAAAG AAGGAGCGTCGCATCCGTCGTCCAATGAACGCGTTCATGATATTTTCAAAGCGCCACCGACAGATCGTGCACCAAATGCATCCGAATCAAGACAATCGCACTGTCAGTAAGATTCTTGGCGAGTGGTGGTACTCACTCAAGCCTGAAGAAAAACAGAAGTACAACGAGCTTGCTAGCGAG GTCAAAGAAGCTCACTTCAAAGCTCACCCAGAATGGAAGTGGTGCAACAAAGACCGCAGGAAGTCTTCTAGCAGTAAAGATCCTTCCGGATCTATGCCacag AGTCCCCGAACGCCATCGGAGGTGGTAAGCAGCGGATCTCTGACGATCAACTCGGACTTGCCCGTGCCGGTCGCTACTTACGCCCATATGGGATCGCCGCAGCTCAGTGACGATGAGCAaatg CCATCTCAACCGCTAGAGGAACCGCCGCCAGCGGTACAGAACATAGAGATTGACCTCAAATGCGGAGAGAAGGTCACAGACTCGGACTCCGAAGGATTGGACACGAGGGACTATTTGCCGTCACACCACGACCATACTAGAAGGCCTAAACCTATTAAAGCTAG AGCTGGTTCGTCAGACAATCTTCTTGGAGGAATAACAGCGTCGAGTCCGGGCGGGCCTAAAGGCTTCCAGCCCACTGGCGGTGCCTTCAAATCTACTCACGCCGATAccg GTGAAAGCCACAGACAATGGACAGCATTCACACAAATCAACAAGCCTCTACTGAACCAAGTGCCGAGTTCCCCGCACCCGACGTCCGTCGCGTCCAGCACGCAGAGCCTGACACACAGCGTGCAGGGCATCTCGCTCAGCACGCCCAACCTGTCCACTCAGGCGGCGCTGGACAACGCCATAGCGTCCATCATGAACTCGCCTACCTCCACGTGTGGAGTGCAG GTGATATCAAGTGGCATGTCGAACACGATACCGACGCCGACATCGACGCCGCTGACGTCGACACTCAGTAACCCCGTGCTCAAAAGCTTCACACTCGTCAAGAGGAGTATCGGTGATAATTCGCCTT TATCAGTTGTGCCAGGCCCGCTGACCCTCTCGCTGGACGCTTCGGGCAACCTGCTGCTGAAGCCGAGCCAGGCCACCGACAGCCCCGCGTCCGACTCCATGCACTGCGTACATCTGCAGAGGCTATATGTGCCAACCTTCAGTACTG AAGTAGAGACCCCGAAGAACAACAGCCAGGGCGTGCAAAACGTGCAGAACGTGCAGAATGTGCAAAGCGGACAATCCGTCATAGTGTCGCAGACTAACACCACTACTGCGCCTAAAACTACCAC GCAATGGGAAACCCCGGTGGAAGAAACCAGACCATTCCCGCTGGCGCCCACTCCTGCGCAACTCGGCAGAGCCCCGCTACAGAAGAGACTTAGTCGAG GAACGTCAACGGGCTCAACGGGCAGCAACGAGCCAGCGACTTCCACAGCCAGTAGCAGCGGCATCAACGTGCCTCGTTCGGAAGCCGGCGTCAACAATGGCGCCATCAGCTCTGATGACGCGACTTCTCCTAAGCAGCCAAGTGATCTGCCCAGCCCGTCGCATAAGAAGAGCCTGTTTAAGAAGAGGAATGAGGATGGCAGGGataa GGTCCTGGAGACGGTGAACTTCGAGCACAAGTTCAGCACGCTGCCGCAGTTCAAGCCCGAGGCCTGCAGCCCAAGCGCCATGGTGGTGCCGCGCAGCCCCCAGCTTTACATGAGGAAGAAACATAACAAGATGG AGGAAGAGAACACAGCAGTAACGCCGCAACTGGAGCCAGAAGTAATGAACGGCAACGGTATGCCGACGCCGCACTCCTACGGCACTCCACACACGACCACCAACAAACTCGTTGGGAacaccttctttggacccgacttTAACTTGGATACTTATAGAG TATCGGAAGGCATGGAGGAGATGTCCCCGCGCACGCCGTGCTCGGGCAGCGCGCGCGGCGAGGCGGGGCACCGCCGCGTGCTGGAGCAGCGCCGCCACCTCGTGCTCAAGCTCTTCCACGAGCACGGCATGTTCCCCACCACGCAGGCCACCACGCACTTCCAG GCTACACACATGGATATTTTCCCGACTAAAATGGCTCTACAGTTAAAGATTCGCGAAGTGAGACAGAAACTGATGGCTCAGTCCAACCTTACACCCCACTCCGAAGTGAACACGCCTACTA TTCAGTAA